The Caldicellulosiruptor acetigenus DNA window TCTCCAACCTCTGCACCAAGTCTCTTTAGAATTTCATTTATCTCCTCTTCTTTTAAAAACTTGACAATGGGAGATTTCAGACCATCACTTTCAACTGCAATCCATGCAAGACCTTTTGCTTTAAAGTTCTTTGCAAACTCAACAAGCGCATCAATCTCACGCCTTGAAAATGTGGCTGCACAACCCTTTGCATTGATGGCTCTTACCGACCCACCCTTGTTTGCTGCATCAGAAAATACTTTAAACTCGCAGTTTTTCACAATGTCAGTAATATCAACAAGTTCCATTCCAAAACGAGTATCTGGTTTGTCTGATCCAAACCTTTCCATTGCTTCCTTGTAGGTAAGTCTTGGAAGAGGAAGTTTTAAGTCTATCCCAAGCATCTCTCCAAAAATGGTCTGGAGCAGTTTTTCATTTATTTCAATAACATCATCAACATCAACAAACGACATCTCAATGTCTATCTGGGTAAACTCAGGTTGTCTGTCTGCTCGCAGGTCTTCATCTCTAAAACACTTTACAATCTGAAAATATCTGTCAAACCCTGCAACCATCAAAAGCTGTTTAAAAAGCTGCGGTGACTGTGGCAGCGCAAAAAATTTTCCCGGAAATATTCTGCTGGGAACTAAATAGTCTCTTGCACCTTCTGGAGTCGATTTTGTGAGCATGGGTGTTTCTATCTCTATAAACCCATTTTGAGAAAGAAAATTTCGCACAACCTGATAGAGTTTGTGTCTGAACATCAAATTCCTCTGCATATCAGGTCTTCTCAAATCTAGATACCTGTATTTTAGCCTTACTGCCTCATTTACATTTATTCCCTCTTCAATTGGGAAAGGAGGCGTCTCAGACTTGTTAAAAATCCTCAGTTCTGTTGCTCTTACTTCTACTTCGCCTGTTTTTATCTTTGGATTTACTGTCTCAGGTGGCCTTTTCTCCACAATGCCTCTAACACCGATACAGTATTCGGATCTTAATGAGTCAGCCTTGTCTAAAAGTTCTTCCCCCATCTTCTCATCAAACACAACCTGTACAATGCCTGTTCTGTCTCTCAAATCAACGAAGATTATCCCGCCAAGGTCACGTCTTGTATCAACCCAACCTGTTAGCACAACCTCTTTCCCAACATCCTCAAGTGATACCTCTCCACAGTATTTTGTTCTTTTAAACCCCTTAATACCTTCCACACCTATCACCTTCTTTGAAAATTTTTAAAGTTACAAAAACATCCTTGTTATTTTTGAAGTTTTTCTTTTAAATACTGACAAATATTTACTATTTCTACTATTTCCTCTGAAGATGTCTTCATATTTCTAACTTTGCAAACACCCTTTGCGATTTCGTCATCTCCAATGATTATAGAAAACTGACAGCCAATCTTGTCAGCATATTTCATCTGGGATTTTAAGCTTCTTCCCATCTCTTCAATTACGGTTGAAATTCCTTCAAACCTGAGCATCCTTGCAATCTCAAAAGCTTTCTTGAGGCTATTTTCTCCTACTGTTGCCACAAACACTTCTGGTATCTGCGGTCTTGCGGGAAGAAGACCATTTTGCTCAAGCAGCATCAAAAGTCTTTCAACACCAATTGCCAAACCAATTCCTGGAATAGAATTCCCACCTATCTGTTCGATTAAATTGTCGTACCTTCCACCGCCACAGATTGCAAGCTCTTTATCGGAAACAGGCGCCACAATCTCAAAAACTGTCTTTGTGTAGTAGTCCAAGCCGCGAACAATAAAAGGGTCAACCTTGTATAAAACCTTTGCTGAATCTAAATAAGTTTTCACACTTCCAAAATGGCTTTTACAATCATCACAGAGATAATCTATTGGTTTTGGTGCATCTTTTGCAATCAGCTTGCAACCCTCTTCTTTGCAGTCCAAAATTCTCATAGGATTTTTGTCAAGCCTCTGGTGGCATGTATGGCAGAGCTTTTGAGAATTTGCCGAAAAATACTCTTTTAAATTTTTTACATACTCTTTTCTGCACACAGGACATCCTATGCTGTTAATATTCACAGTAATATTGTCAAGCCCAATGCTTGTAAAAAAATTGTAAGCAAGTGAAATTACCTCAGCATCTGTCACAGGCGAAAAAGAACCAAAATTCTCAATTCCAAACTGGTGAAACTCTCTGAACCTACCACCTTGTGTGTTTTCATACCTGAAAGCTGAAATAATGTAGTAAAACCTCTGCGGCATCGGACGTGACGCAAAACCATGCTCGATGAACAATCTTGCTGTGGATGCTGTCCCTTCTGGCCTTAAAGTGATGCTCCTTCCACCCTTGTCCAAAAAGGTATACATCTCTTTTTGGACAATATCAGTGGTCTCGCCCACTCCTCTTTGGAAAAGTTCTGTGTACTCAAATGTAGGAAACCTAACTTCCTGATATCCATAAAGCTTGCAAATCTCTCTGAATTTATTCTCAACATATTGCCACATATAACTTTCTTCCGGTAGTACATCCTTTGTTCCTTTTGGTGCCTGGATTTTCATTTCCTACTCTCTCCTCAAAATAATTAAAAAGATTAGAATTTGCAATATTTAAATTATATATTAATTCAATTTGGGGTTTCAAGTGAAAAGACCCAAAAAAATAATCAGGATATAACAATTATTTATATAAAGTTTGCTATCCAAATACCCACACCAGCCGCGAGTATTCCAAAGAGGATAGAAATAAATACATAAATAAAAGCTTTCATATGTTTTTTTCTCTTTATATACCTTGATGTTTCAAGCATAAACGTAGAGTATGTTGTGAACCCCCCAAGAAGACCAGCCATCAGAAAAAGTTTGTATTCACTCGAAAGATGCTTTGTTGACAAATATCCTATTAAAAAACTCCCAATCACGTTGATAAACAATGTAGCAACAGGATGGTCTTTCTCCATTACTTCTCTGAATATTTTCCCAACTGTATATCTCAGAATTGCTCCAATTACTCCGCCAACTCCAACAATGAGATAGTTCATGCTGCCTCATACTCCTCTTTTTGCTGTCTTTCTGAAACAGCCCTTGCAAGTTCAAAGCCAAAAATTGAAGCTAAAAGCCCAAGTACAATGGATAAAAGAGGATAGACAATCGCAGCTGTAAATTCTCCTTTCATCAAAAACCTCACAATTTCAAGTACAAATGTAGAAAAGGTTGTGAAACTGCTTATAAAACCTGTTGTTATCATGTGTCTTAAGGCAGTTGAAATCTTTATGTGTTCTACCGTTATCTCTGCAACAAAGCACAAAACAAAACTGCCAACAACGTTTATAAAAAGTGTTGTAAAAGGAAAGCTGCCAAGGCTCAGCTGAGATATAAAAAATCTACAAACAGCACCAAAAAAAGCTCCAATAGCAATTGCAACAATGTTTTTCATAACCAGTGCCTCCTTCAGTAAAATCAAAGTAGTCAGCAGGAAATTAGGCCTATAAAATACAAAAAACTCCTACAGATGTTGCTTTTTTGCAGCATCTGTAGGAGTCATCAGCCCTCATTGGCATTTGTACGGCGGACTCCATCGCCGTTAGCAATATTATATCATCAAACACAGTTGATTTCAATATAGACTTTTTGTGAATTCTCTTTTATGTTATAATAAAACCAGAGTAAAATCAGAAAAGAGAGAGGTAAATCTTTATGCAGAAAATCATTAATATAAACTTACCATTAGAAATCTTTTTAGCTTTGCGAGAAGATGAAAACAAACTTTCAAGTGAAATAAAAAAACTTATAGCTGTCAAATACTTTAAAGAAAAAAGACTGTCCCTTGGTCAAGCAGCAGAACTCGCCGGTATGAGTATTGCAGAATTTATTCAATTACTATCCGAGCAAAATATTTCTGTATTTAACTTTGATTGCTTTGAAGAAATTAAAGAGGATGTAAAAAATGCTTAAGGTAGTTGTTAATTCAACTCCTTTAATTGCGCTAAATGCTGTAAATCAATTATCAATTTTGGAGGCTCTCTACAAGAAGATAATTGTGCCATATGGAGTATATGAAGAAGTATTTTTTAAAGCCCCTACAAACAAGAAAATTGATCTTTCTCTATTCGATTATATCTTAATAGAAAGAGTAAAAAACGCATATGCAAAAGAATTGCTTCAGACTTCCTTGCATAAGGGAGAAATAGAGGTAATTCTATTAGCGCAAGAAATAAATGCAGACTTATGCATCATTGATGATTATTTAGCAAGAAAATATGCCTCTCTATTTGGCCTTAAGGTTACAGGAACTATAGGTGTTTTATTAAGAGCAAAAGAAAATCAACTAATCAAGGAAATTAAACCTATTCTTAACGATTTAATTAAAAATGGAATATATATCAGTCAAGAGCTCTATGAACATATACTAACGCTTGCTAATGAGAATTAAATTTCTACTCTTCTTCCTCAGGTTCAATGTGGATTGTTATATACGAATTTGGCAGAGCTGATTTTATATCATTTTCTATCTGGTTACAGAGGTTGTGAGCGTCAATTAAAGTAGTTGAATTTTCCATTCTAATGTGAACATCAATCTCGCGCCTGTCTCCACTTTTCCTGGTTCTGAGCTTGTGAAAGCTTGTAACCTGGGAGTATTTTCTTATTATATTTTCAATTATCTCAATCTCGCTTTGAGGAAGACTCTTGTCAACAAGGTCACAGAGAGCTTTTTTAGTCAAATCAACAGAAGCTTTTATTATCATCA harbors:
- the aspS gene encoding aspartate--tRNA ligase; its protein translation is MEGIKGFKRTKYCGEVSLEDVGKEVVLTGWVDTRRDLGGIIFVDLRDRTGIVQVVFDEKMGEELLDKADSLRSEYCIGVRGIVEKRPPETVNPKIKTGEVEVRATELRIFNKSETPPFPIEEGINVNEAVRLKYRYLDLRRPDMQRNLMFRHKLYQVVRNFLSQNGFIEIETPMLTKSTPEGARDYLVPSRIFPGKFFALPQSPQLFKQLLMVAGFDRYFQIVKCFRDEDLRADRQPEFTQIDIEMSFVDVDDVIEINEKLLQTIFGEMLGIDLKLPLPRLTYKEAMERFGSDKPDTRFGMELVDITDIVKNCEFKVFSDAANKGGSVRAINAKGCAATFSRREIDALVEFAKNFKAKGLAWIAVESDGLKSPIVKFLKEEEINEILKRLGAEVGDLLLFSADKDEIVFDVLGNLRLEIARKLNLLDKSKFNLLWVVEFPLFEYSEEEGRFVAKHHPFTSPMDEDLEYLETDPARVRSKAYDIVLNGTEIGGGSIRIHSPEIQKRMFKALGFTEERAQDRFGFLLEAFKYGTPPHGGIAYGFDRLCMLLLGLDSIRDTIAFPKVKDSSCPLTDAPSEVEPKQLRELHIKVDVVK
- the crcB gene encoding fluoride efflux transporter CrcB, producing the protein MNYLIVGVGGVIGAILRYTVGKIFREVMEKDHPVATLFINVIGSFLIGYLSTKHLSSEYKLFLMAGLLGGFTTYSTFMLETSRYIKRKKHMKAFIYVFISILFGILAAGVGIWIANFI
- a CDS encoding DUF3368 domain-containing protein; the encoded protein is MLKVVVNSTPLIALNAVNQLSILEALYKKIIVPYGVYEEVFFKAPTNKKIDLSLFDYILIERVKNAYAKELLQTSLHKGEIEVILLAQEINADLCIIDDYLARKYASLFGLKVTGTIGVLLRAKENQLIKEIKPILNDLIKNGIYISQELYEHILTLANEN
- the hisS gene encoding histidine--tRNA ligase → MKIQAPKGTKDVLPEESYMWQYVENKFREICKLYGYQEVRFPTFEYTELFQRGVGETTDIVQKEMYTFLDKGGRSITLRPEGTASTARLFIEHGFASRPMPQRFYYIISAFRYENTQGGRFREFHQFGIENFGSFSPVTDAEVISLAYNFFTSIGLDNITVNINSIGCPVCRKEYVKNLKEYFSANSQKLCHTCHQRLDKNPMRILDCKEEGCKLIAKDAPKPIDYLCDDCKSHFGSVKTYLDSAKVLYKVDPFIVRGLDYYTKTVFEIVAPVSDKELAICGGGRYDNLIEQIGGNSIPGIGLAIGVERLLMLLEQNGLLPARPQIPEVFVATVGENSLKKAFEIARMLRFEGISTVIEEMGRSLKSQMKYADKIGCQFSIIIGDDEIAKGVCKVRNMKTSSEEIVEIVNICQYLKEKLQK
- a CDS encoding UPF0175 family protein, with the protein product MQKIININLPLEIFLALREDENKLSSEIKKLIAVKYFKEKRLSLGQAAELAGMSIAEFIQLLSEQNISVFNFDCFEEIKEDVKNA
- the crcB gene encoding fluoride efflux transporter CrcB encodes the protein MKNIVAIAIGAFFGAVCRFFISQLSLGSFPFTTLFINVVGSFVLCFVAEITVEHIKISTALRHMITTGFISSFTTFSTFVLEIVRFLMKGEFTAAIVYPLLSIVLGLLASIFGFELARAVSERQQKEEYEAA